In the genome of Aequorivita sp. H23M31, the window TCTATTATTGGGAAGTTGTTTTTCGGAGAATATTGGGGCAAAGTTTGATTATTACAAATTCCAGAATCTCCAGAACCCTTTCGGGGTTATCTTCAATCCGATTTCTATTGAAAAATTGATTGCTCGCGCTATCGAAAACAATAGATTTTCTGATAGAGATATTTTTCAGCATAACGGAATTTGGAAATGTTTTGAAGTGCACTCTGAACTTTCATCCTTAGATAAATATGAAATTTTAGAAAATCTAAATTCAGCACTTCAGAATTTACAGGAATCCCTCCTTACTTCATCGCATATAATCTTTACATTCGGCACTTCATGGGTGTCCCGGAATACTGAAAAAGATGAAATAGTGGCCAACTGCCATAAACTTCCACAGAAGGATTTTAATAAGGAATTGCTTTCAATTAAGCGGATTTCCGAAAGTCTTATAAATACAGCAGAAAGGATTTCAGCCATAAATCCGAATGCTATTGTTATAAATACAATTTCGCCCGTTAGGCATATTAAGGATGGATTTACAGAGAATTCTTTAAGCAAAGCTCATCTTATTTCTGCAATCAATGGTCTAAAATCGTCCCTCGTATATCGTAAACCCTATTATTTTCCTTCCTATGAAATAATGATGGACGAACTTCGTGATTACCGTTATTATTCAGAAGACCTCATTCACCCAAATAAAACGGCAATTGAGATTATTTGGGAGAAATTTTTAAAAGTGTGGATTGATCCAGAAACAAAATTTATTCAAAAAGAAATTGCCTCAATACAAATAGGATTATTCCATAAACCTTTCAATCCAGAAAGTGTAGAGCATCATAAGTTTCAAGAGAAACTACAGCAAAAAATCTCTTCTATTAAAGAGCAATTTCCCCATATTAAGTTTTAAACAAATCCTGTCTCTTTGCTGTCTAGTCTTCGAATACGGCAAATGCCTTATTGTGAATCAATTCCTTTCGCCGCAACTTTGTTTAACTAATAATCACATTCCCTTCCTTGGGAATTAAAAACCTCATATTATGAAAACATTTAAAAAATCTATTTTAATTTTAATGGCAGTCGTTGCAGTTAGTCTTACCTCTTGTAAAAAGGATGATGATGGTGGAGGGGGCGGAAGCACTGCTTCTGGTACGGTAAGTGCGAAAGTAAATGGCTCTGGGTATACCTCCGATGTTCTTCTTACATCAGCGATTCTAACTAATTCCAATGGCACGAGTTCTCTTCTTATTTCGGCTAACACTATGAATGGCAAAAATATCACTTTGTCCATAATGAGTTTTTTCGACGGAGTGGGTACTTATAATATTGGTGGAGGTGCGAATGTATTTACCAGTGCCAGCTATACCGAAGTGGATATTGCCAATCCTACGAATCAGAAAACCTGGGTTGCTCCTTATGACGAGACGGTGGCTGGCGAGATTAAAGTTTCTGAAATCACGGATACATTTGTTAAAGGTACTTTTTATTTCAATGCTAAAAGTGACATTGATGGAACAAGAGAAATTACAGAAGGTTCATTCAATGTGAATTTACAGTAACAGTAATTTTCCAGAAGTTCGCATTATTTTTAATCTCGATAATGATTGGCAGGAGAGCCGGAGAAAAACGAAAGTTTGTCTTCGGTTTTTTTGTTGAAGATGGATGGGGAAAAAAATCGAGGAGTTAAGGAGTTGAGAAGTTGAGGATTTTAGGAGTGAAATGAGTTTTGTACTACTTTTTTTTAGACCCCTCCACCAATCCATAATAAGAGTTGAGAAGTTGATTTAAAACGAAATTTTAAGCTAAAAATATCGATATAATTTAAAATTTTCAAATAGAAATAGAAACTAGAGCTAAAAACCACAAAACTCTACCTACCACCCATTTCCCTTTCCCGACTAAAAAGAATACGACATCTGCCCTATTGAATTAGCTTTTTAAACGCGTCATCTTTGACATATCAATACTAATAACTAACCATTATGAAAACTTCGACACTTTTTATTTTAATATTTTCCTATATAATGATTATTGCAAATCCTGTTTCTGCGCAGAAAGCTGAACAACCGGATTTCCGATATGATACCCGCGCTAAAATAAATGATATGACATTAACCCAGGGCGGAACCATGGTGGTAGCGACCAACGATGGTCTTGTGGGAATAAAACCGGGGAGCAATGAACTGTTGTTCGATTTTACCGAATATGGTAAGGTAAAACCCGAGGAACTTACTTTTGTGCCAAATGCACCTTATGTAATAATCTATCAAGGTGGTTTTGCGAATTTAAGTTCTAAAAAAACCGTAATAGATTATATGTCAGGGCAAACTTTGTTTAGCACCGAAACCAATGGTTGGAAAGATGTTATAACCTGTGATGTTATGATGCCACAAAACAAATTGGTGGTGAGCGGCAATCGAACTTCAAAAGAACAGTATGCGGCACAAGTTGCGGTTTATGACCTTAATACTGGTAAAGAAGATTACAGATTTGATATTGGCGAACCTGGCAGAGTTGGAATTGCTAAATCTTATGTAGTCACTGGCAGACCACTGTTATTGAAGAATAGCCTGGTGTTGCCAACCTCGCAAGGGGTTTTTAATATGGAGACTAAAACTGGCGAATTGTTATGGCAAAATAAGATGAAAAACATGAATTCACTTGTTGCCGATGGAACCGAAAAAGAAATTTACGCTTTTGAGAGTGTTAACAATGGTAAAAATACACGGATTCATAAGATAAGCATTAACGGTGGCGAACTTTGGAAGGATGATCATAAAGTGAAGGGAGAAGTTGTAAATTTTGAAATTCTTCCAAATGGCATTGCGGTCGTGAGCAATCAAAGTGATGGAGGTAGTAATAGTGTTTTTGCTCGAAGCAACGAATCTAATATCGCATTTTTAAGTGCTTCCAATGGTGAGGATCTTTGGGATAAAGCTCCAAAAACGAAAGGCTATGTCCAACATTTCTATGTAATGGACGACGGTATTCTCTTCGGAATCTATCAAGGAGGAATCAATAAAATTTCATTTGATGGACAAACCCTCTTTAAAAAACCTCTAAAAACAGGTGAAAACATTCTAACTATGGCACATACCTCGCAGGGACTTATCTATATCACTTCTGAAGATGCCAACATTGTTAACCTAAGTACCGGTGATGCCGTATGGGGGAAGCCTCTAAAATATAAGAGAGCGAGTGCGGTAAGCTCTACTTTCGATGCCAAAAACAATAGATACCTTATAAGTGCCGACGAAACTTTGTATGCAGTAGATGCAAACTCAGGAGAGGTCAGTACCTTGGCATCAACAAAATTTGAAGGAAAGGAAGCTCCATCCAATGTAGAAGTGCGTACCGATGGAATCTTGGTAAGCAGCGACCAAAATATGCTGTTGATGGATTGGAACGGGCAACCTAAATGGCAAGAATATTATCGCGCCCCAGGAAAAAGTGCAATGGGCGCTATTTTGGCGGGAGTTACGGCAGTGGCTACAGCAACCACGGCGGTTGCAGCGGCCAACTCATCGGTTCAAAACAAATTGTCAGGATATGATAGCCAATCCCGACGCGATGCTGAGTTAGCTGGTGGTATGGCGGCAGCTAGTGGAGCTTCTATAGCCGAAATGATGAAGCGATTTAAGGCTACCGCTGCGACAGAAAACGATCAGTTTATTTTGACAAAATTGGATGACGGTGTAGGTCTTGTAAAACTAAATAAGGATACTGGTGAGAAAGCAAAGGAAATTGTACTAAAGGACAAAAAACCCGAATATGTGGTTGATGATCTTGGAGGTATTTTGTATTACAAAGCGGATAACAATTCAATTTTCGCTTATGATCTAAGAAAATAATCACTAACCAGATTAGAATTTAAATTTCAAGTGAAGTGAGGAGCACTTGAGGTTTAGGACCCCATAAAGTTTTTATGGGGTTAATTTTTTTTATAGGTTAAGAAGAACCGCATATTATTTTTAATGGAAATTGCATTGTTGTCGAATTTAATTAGTTAATTGATTGCAATATATATTTTATTTTTAGGAAATATATGAAGATTCAATCGTCCAACTTTTTTTAGTGGAATATTTTTCTGAAATTCGCATTCAACTAACAATCAATGCCATGAGAATTACCTTAATACTTTGCTTCCTCCTCTCGTATTCATTCGCACTCGCCCAATATTCTGTGGATTGGACCGTAGCGCCCCTTAATCCCATTCCCGAGCAATATACCCTAAACCACTATAAACTGAATGGAAAAGTGGAATCATTTACAGACGTTTATGGAAAGACTACTACCACATTTAATAGGCAGGGTAAGGCAATATCGCGAACTGGCGAAACCGATCAGACCATTTGGGTTTATGATAGTCTGGGGCGCTTGGCCCAGCAAAAGTGGGGCGATAGTCTCTTGGTTATGGCTACTTACAAAACAAATGAAAAGGGTTTTATTACTAACATAGCCTTCGAAGGAGGAAGAGTTTTAGATATTAAATATGATAAGAAAGGATTATTTATATCAAAAATGGAAGGAGATACCACGGTAGTAAAATATTCCTACGATGCAAAAAACCGGGTGGTCCAAGAGGAATTTTTCTACCATGGGGTTCCAAATATGTTAGCTCTTTACGAATATACCGATTCCCCAGAAGGCTTAACAGTTAAAACAACCCACATAAACAGGAATTTGGGTGAAATGGATGTTTATACTCAAAAATTTAATGACAGGGGAGATATGGTGATGAGGGACAATAAGAAGCAAAATTTTAAATATGACTCCCATTACAATATCCTCTCTAGCACGGGTAGAGATTTTCCGGTTAAATATGAATATGTTTATTTTGATGAGGTACCGAATAAAAAGAAAAAGTGACGCATATAATGTAATTTTACCATGGCACAACCATAAAAAAGTACATATCTTTTAACATTCTTCTTTTTTATGTACATTAGGCGAAAATTCTGTAGATGTTTTTTAGCCGCTCCTTGTGCATCTTTTTAGTGGCGGTCTTTGCAATTTCTCAATGTTATTCCCAAAAGGGACAAATAGATAAAACACTTCTAAAGGCTTATCAAAGTTCCGATTCTTCTGACTATTATTTCAACTCCGCAAAAAAGATGGTTCGGCAGAAAGCTGACTCTGCAAATTATCTCTATTTTAAAGCCTTTAAAAAAATTGCTCTTTCCCAAAATGACAGTGCTGCTTATTATTTTGATAGAGCCATTCCACTTCTAAAGAATTTAGATAGCCTTAATCGGTTGCGAAAATGTTATAATCAGTATCACCACATTAAATTGGCGGCGGGAAATTATGAAAGTGCGCTGGAATATTCCCAAAAAGCTCTTTCGGTTGCCGAGCAATTAAAAGATACCGCCTATATTTCCCTTCATTTATCGGATATCGGAAATGTCTATCACGATTTCGAAGATTATAAAAAAGGTGTTTTTTACGCAAAGAAAGCCTTTGACATCATGAATTCTTCATCAAAGAAGGATTACAAATACCTCATCTTCGCAAATAACGTTATCGGGATCAATTTTGACGATTGGAAGAAACCTGATAGTGCCCTTTTTTATCATTACAAAAATTTAAAATACCTCCAGGAAGTAGAAGACACGTTGCGCTATAGTTTCGTTTATAATAATATTGGGAACACGCTTTTAAAACAAAAAAAGTATTCCGAAGCTAAAAAATACCAAGCCCGCGCCTTAGCGATGGATAAAATCAAGAATGAAAGTTATTTCCTGGCTTCCGATTATACCAATATGGGAACCATAGCTTATAATGAGAACAATAACCAACTTGCGAAGGAATACTTTGCAGAGGCTGAAGTCTATGCTAAAAAAAGTGGAAGTATCGAAAAGATGAGGGATCTGGCCCTGCAGCGCGCTTGGTTCTATAAAAAAATCGGCGATTATAAAAAGGCCTATGAATTTCAGGAGAAGTTTTTTGTATTGAGAGATTCCGTTTTCAATGAGCAACGCGCTGGCAAAGTTGCGGAAATGGAAACGAGATATGAAACGGAAAAAAAGGAAAAAGCCTTAGCCGAATCAAGAGCAGATCTTGCGGAAAGTCAATTGAGGGTAGAGCAGAGAAACATTTTTATTTATGGTTTGATTGCATTGGCAATTATTTTGGGTTTATTAATTTATCTTATTTTCTTTCGTCATAAATTAAAAACGCGACAGTTGCAAAAGGAAGGGGAGCTTAAACTTGCCTTGAGTAAAATCGAAACCCAAAATCAGTTGGAGGAACAACGGCTCCGTATCTCTCGCGACTTGCACGATAATATAGGATCTCAGCTCACTTTTATTATTTCATCCCTAGATACTTTAAAATATAGACTGGGTGAAACTGCGCGCGAAACAACGGCTCAACTTTCATCCATCAGCAAATTTACCGCACAGACTATTTATGAACTTCGGGATACAATCTGGGCCATGAACAAATCCGATATTTCCGTTGAGGATCTTCAGGTGCGTATTTCAAATTTTATTGAAAACGCTAAAAATTCTAGCAGCGTCCATATCCGCTTTTATGATTTTTTAAAAGATAAACATTTTTCATCCGTCCAGGGTATGAATATTTACCGAATTATGCAGGAGGCGGTAAACAATGCTTTAAAGTATTCTGAAGCAACCGAGATAACAATAACACTCTCCGAAACCTCAAATTCTTTAGATGAATATCCTTCGAGCATTATGATGGAAGTGAAAGACAATGGGAAAGGCTTTGACCTTCAAAAGCCAGAATTTGGAAATGGTATAGCGAATATTAAAAAACGGGCATCGGATTTGGGTGGCAAAGTGGAAATAATCTCGAACCTGAATGAAGGTACTGTCGTGCGGTTAAAACTAAAAAATTCAGAATAAAATAAATAGGGCATTTGCCTTATTTGTAATGGAAGCTAACTAGGGTAATTTTAGAGATTAATCTTTTCTAAAAGAATGTTATCTCCATTGGCAATATCGATACTATTTATTCTCATCCTATTTGGTATGGGGCTTTGGTTTTATAAGGGAAATCAGGCTCTTACACATTTGCACGAACACTCCGTTAATCAATTGGAAAACGCTATTCAGAACAATAAGGATCAAATAAGATTTAGAAACTCCAATCTTCACCTTTATGATTTTCAGAAATACAATCTTATTGAATGCTTGGTTGCGCAACAAGAAATATTACTTTCATAATATGCTCATAATTAGACTTTTATCGTTGTTCTTTTTTGTTGTTTTTGTTAGTAATTTTGGATTTTCCCAACAAAAATATGGTATAAGCATTGACAGTCTCAATCAGCAGGCAATTTCAATCTATAAATCCGATCCCCAAAAAGCACTTTCCATATTAAATACAGCCTTGAAAAAGTCTGAATCCCTTCGGAATAATGCTTATATGGCACTTACTAAAAATAATCTAGGCATTGTAAATAGGGAAATTGGTGAATTTGAAAGAGCCAAAACTTTTTCAGAAGAAGCTGTCGCAATTTCTAAAGATGAACTCGTTCAAGCTTCAGCATATAATAATCTTGGCGCAGTGTCCAGAAAAATGGGGCGGTATCAGGATGCAATAGAATATTACTTAAGTGCCTTAAAAATTTACCAGGAAAAAAATCTTGAAAAGGAGCAAGCCACAGTAAATAATAACATTGGAATGGTTTATAGTGTCCTGGAAATGAATGAAAAAGCAATTGAATATCATTTAAAGGCTAAGGATTTTTTTGAAGAAGTGAGCGACAAGAAGGGTATATCCGAAGCCTACAATAATATTGCAATAATTTACGCCCAAGAGGGCAATTTTGAGGAGGCCTTATCTTATTTTAAACACTCACTTAAAGTTGAAAGGGAGTTGAACGATAGGAAAGGCATTGCAGAATCGGAGAATAACGTGGGTGGTGTTTATTATTATATGGGAAAAGCAGATTCGGCGCTTTTTTACTTTGAATCCTCGGCGAGAATTGAAAAATCTATTGGCAACTTTTCGGGAGTTGGGGCTAGTTATAATAATATAGCCCAAGTTATGATGGAGAATAATCAAGTAAAGGCATCTAAAATCTATATAGATTCCGCATACTATTATGCATCTAAAAGCCAAACCTCCCACGATGTAGAAATGGCGCTCTATAACTATTATGAATTCTATAATGCCAATAGTGACTTTAAAAACTCCCTGAAATTTTACAAGAATTATTCTGAATATAAGGATAGTATCTTGAGTTTGTCCAACATCCAGTCCCTTCAAGAATTGGAAATTAAATATCAAACAGAAAGAAAAGAAAACGAAATTTTACACCAACGCGCGCAACTTGCTGAGAAGGAGCTGGAAGTGCGCAAAAAAAACACCTTTATATTTGGCAGTTTGGGCTTGGCTCTTGTGCTGGGGTTAATTGGGTATTTACTGTACAACCAACAAAAACTAAAAAACCGCCAGCTTCATCGTGAAAGCGAGCTTAAATCTGCCCTGGCAAAAATAGAAACCCAAAACAAACTCCAGGAGCAACGTTTAAGGATTTCCCGTGATTTGCATGATAATATTGGAGCTCAATTGACCTTTATTATTTCAAGTATAGATAATTTGAAATACGGTTTTACGGACATTGGTCAAAAATTGGGAGATAAACTTTCTGGAATTAGCAGTTTTACTGCTCAAACTATTTATGAACTTCGGGATACTATTTGGGCGATGAACAAAGAAAATATAACTTTTGAAGATCTGCATGCTCGTATTGCCAACTTTATCGAACACGCCAAGAATGCTTCCGGGAAAACCGATTTTTCCTTTAATTTGGGTGAAACATTAGACCCAGGACATATGTTTTCCTCAGTTGAGGGAATGAATATTTACCGAATTATCCAGGAAGCTGTAAACAACGCTTTAAAATATTCCAATGCCGAAGTCGTCGAAACCAACATCTCTAAAGGAACAAAACAATATCACATTGAAATTTCGGATAATGGAAAAGGTTTTGATCCGGGCACAGTTAAAATGGGCAACGGACTCAATAATATGAAAAAACGGAGTCGCGAAATTGGTGGTCAAATACATTTTATTTCAGAAATAAATAAGGGGACAAAGGTGATTTTGAAATTTCCCATAAAGAAATAATTTTTTTATCCAATTCTCTGAAATGATTTCTCCCGAATCTTCGGGAACGATTTCGATATCAAAATAGGGCATTTGCCTTATTTCGAATCCGTATTGCAATTCGTATTTTCAGTATCTTTAAAACCAATACCTTATACAAGATGGTCAAGATCGCAATTGTTGATGATAACACCTTCCTCATCCACGCT includes:
- a CDS encoding GSCFA domain-containing protein; amino-acid sequence: MKLQTEIELRPEENQIDYSSKILLLGSCFSENIGAKFDYYKFQNLQNPFGVIFNPISIEKLIARAIENNRFSDRDIFQHNGIWKCFEVHSELSSLDKYEILENLNSALQNLQESLLTSSHIIFTFGTSWVSRNTEKDEIVANCHKLPQKDFNKELLSIKRISESLINTAERISAINPNAIVINTISPVRHIKDGFTENSLSKAHLISAINGLKSSLVYRKPYYFPSYEIMMDELRDYRYYSEDLIHPNKTAIEIIWEKFLKVWIDPETKFIQKEIASIQIGLFHKPFNPESVEHHKFQEKLQQKISSIKEQFPHIKF
- a CDS encoding DUF6252 family protein yields the protein MKTFKKSILILMAVVAVSLTSCKKDDDGGGGGSTASGTVSAKVNGSGYTSDVLLTSAILTNSNGTSSLLISANTMNGKNITLSIMSFFDGVGTYNIGGGANVFTSASYTEVDIANPTNQKTWVAPYDETVAGEIKVSEITDTFVKGTFYFNAKSDIDGTREITEGSFNVNLQ
- a CDS encoding outer membrane protein assembly factor BamB family protein; amino-acid sequence: MKTSTLFILIFSYIMIIANPVSAQKAEQPDFRYDTRAKINDMTLTQGGTMVVATNDGLVGIKPGSNELLFDFTEYGKVKPEELTFVPNAPYVIIYQGGFANLSSKKTVIDYMSGQTLFSTETNGWKDVITCDVMMPQNKLVVSGNRTSKEQYAAQVAVYDLNTGKEDYRFDIGEPGRVGIAKSYVVTGRPLLLKNSLVLPTSQGVFNMETKTGELLWQNKMKNMNSLVADGTEKEIYAFESVNNGKNTRIHKISINGGELWKDDHKVKGEVVNFEILPNGIAVVSNQSDGGSNSVFARSNESNIAFLSASNGEDLWDKAPKTKGYVQHFYVMDDGILFGIYQGGINKISFDGQTLFKKPLKTGENILTMAHTSQGLIYITSEDANIVNLSTGDAVWGKPLKYKRASAVSSTFDAKNNRYLISADETLYAVDANSGEVSTLASTKFEGKEAPSNVEVRTDGILVSSDQNMLLMDWNGQPKWQEYYRAPGKSAMGAILAGVTAVATATTAVAAANSSVQNKLSGYDSQSRRDAELAGGMAAASGASIAEMMKRFKATAATENDQFILTKLDDGVGLVKLNKDTGEKAKEIVLKDKKPEYVVDDLGGILYYKADNNSIFAYDLRK
- a CDS encoding ATP-binding protein, encoding MFFSRSLCIFLVAVFAISQCYSQKGQIDKTLLKAYQSSDSSDYYFNSAKKMVRQKADSANYLYFKAFKKIALSQNDSAAYYFDRAIPLLKNLDSLNRLRKCYNQYHHIKLAAGNYESALEYSQKALSVAEQLKDTAYISLHLSDIGNVYHDFEDYKKGVFYAKKAFDIMNSSSKKDYKYLIFANNVIGINFDDWKKPDSALFYHYKNLKYLQEVEDTLRYSFVYNNIGNTLLKQKKYSEAKKYQARALAMDKIKNESYFLASDYTNMGTIAYNENNNQLAKEYFAEAEVYAKKSGSIEKMRDLALQRAWFYKKIGDYKKAYEFQEKFFVLRDSVFNEQRAGKVAEMETRYETEKKEKALAESRADLAESQLRVEQRNIFIYGLIALAIILGLLIYLIFFRHKLKTRQLQKEGELKLALSKIETQNQLEEQRLRISRDLHDNIGSQLTFIISSLDTLKYRLGETARETTAQLSSISKFTAQTIYELRDTIWAMNKSDISVEDLQVRISNFIENAKNSSSVHIRFYDFLKDKHFSSVQGMNIYRIMQEAVNNALKYSEATEITITLSETSNSLDEYPSSIMMEVKDNGKGFDLQKPEFGNGIANIKKRASDLGGKVEIISNLNEGTVVRLKLKNSE
- a CDS encoding tetratricopeptide repeat-containing sensor histidine kinase; this translates as MIFRNTILLNAWLRNKKYYFHNMLIIRLLSLFFFVVFVSNFGFSQQKYGISIDSLNQQAISIYKSDPQKALSILNTALKKSESLRNNAYMALTKNNLGIVNREIGEFERAKTFSEEAVAISKDELVQASAYNNLGAVSRKMGRYQDAIEYYLSALKIYQEKNLEKEQATVNNNIGMVYSVLEMNEKAIEYHLKAKDFFEEVSDKKGISEAYNNIAIIYAQEGNFEEALSYFKHSLKVERELNDRKGIAESENNVGGVYYYMGKADSALFYFESSARIEKSIGNFSGVGASYNNIAQVMMENNQVKASKIYIDSAYYYASKSQTSHDVEMALYNYYEFYNANSDFKNSLKFYKNYSEYKDSILSLSNIQSLQELEIKYQTERKENEILHQRAQLAEKELEVRKKNTFIFGSLGLALVLGLIGYLLYNQQKLKNRQLHRESELKSALAKIETQNKLQEQRLRISRDLHDNIGAQLTFIISSIDNLKYGFTDIGQKLGDKLSGISSFTAQTIYELRDTIWAMNKENITFEDLHARIANFIEHAKNASGKTDFSFNLGETLDPGHMFSSVEGMNIYRIIQEAVNNALKYSNAEVVETNISKGTKQYHIEISDNGKGFDPGTVKMGNGLNNMKKRSREIGGQIHFISEINKGTKVILKFPIKK